One part of the Streptomyces lydicus genome encodes these proteins:
- a CDS encoding sulfurtransferase yields MNAIITATELASELAGGTPPVLLDVRYQLGGPPGRPVYEAGHLPGAVYVDLDSELAGAPGPAGRHPLPDLDVFAGAMRAAGVRADRPVVVYDGGQGWAAARAWWLLRWSGHPDVRVLDGGLAAWQAAGEGLSTDKEDPQAGDFTPAPGALPLLTADGAAALARRGVLLDARAGERYRGEVEPIDPVAGHIPGAVSAPTTENVAAGGTVFRDAAELAERFATLGATADAEVGVYCGSGVSAAHQVLALAVAGVPAALYVGSWSEWTADPARPVATGPQPG; encoded by the coding sequence ATGAATGCCATCATCACCGCTACCGAACTCGCGAGCGAGTTGGCCGGGGGCACCCCTCCGGTGCTCCTGGACGTCCGCTACCAGCTCGGCGGTCCGCCCGGCCGCCCCGTGTACGAGGCCGGTCACCTGCCCGGCGCGGTCTATGTCGACCTCGACAGCGAGCTGGCCGGGGCGCCCGGCCCGGCCGGCCGTCACCCGCTGCCCGACCTCGATGTCTTCGCCGGCGCGATGCGGGCCGCGGGCGTCCGCGCGGACCGTCCCGTCGTCGTCTACGACGGCGGCCAGGGCTGGGCGGCGGCCCGGGCCTGGTGGCTGCTGCGCTGGAGCGGGCACCCTGACGTGCGGGTGCTGGACGGCGGCCTGGCCGCCTGGCAGGCCGCCGGCGAGGGGTTGAGCACGGACAAGGAGGATCCGCAGGCGGGGGACTTCACCCCGGCGCCCGGCGCGCTGCCGCTGCTGACGGCGGACGGGGCGGCCGCGCTGGCCCGCCGCGGTGTGCTGCTCGACGCGCGCGCCGGCGAGCGCTACCGCGGTGAGGTGGAGCCCATCGACCCGGTCGCCGGCCACATCCCGGGCGCGGTGTCCGCGCCCACGACCGAGAACGTCGCGGCGGGCGGCACGGTGTTCCGGGACGCGGCCGAGCTGGCCGAGCGGTTCGCCACGCTGGGCGCCACGGCGGACGCCGAGGTGGGCGTCTACTGCGGCTCCGGGGTCTCCGCGGCCCACCAGGTCCTGGCCCTCGCCGTCGCCGGCGTCCCCGCGGCGCTGTACGTCGGTTCCTGGAGCGAATGGACCGCCGACCCGGCCCGCCCGGTCGCCACCGGCCCGCAGCCCGGCTGA
- a CDS encoding VOC family protein — protein MTTEAATRRMSGAPCWVSLLAHSLSAAQEFYGALFGWEFRPGPQHFGPYSRAYLDGREVAGVGELAPDRDLPVAWTTYLASDDADMTAEQIRCCGGTVGVGPLDADANAGRMAIGSDPQGAIFGVWQGRSMMGTAVTGEPGTPVWNELITQDTASVGPFYEHVFGFEAEPLAPAGPADLDYLTLRLKGLAVVGIHGVGSALPRDRGPHWMTYFAVPNADAAARRVTELGGRVLDTAHDSHHGRLATVADTEGAVFSIIEQG, from the coding sequence ATGACGACCGAGGCCGCGACCCGGCGGATGTCCGGCGCGCCCTGCTGGGTGAGCCTCCTGGCCCACAGTCTTTCCGCGGCGCAGGAGTTCTACGGCGCGCTGTTCGGCTGGGAGTTCCGCCCGGGACCGCAGCATTTCGGTCCGTACTCCCGGGCCTACCTCGACGGCCGGGAGGTCGCCGGAGTGGGCGAGCTGGCGCCCGACCGCGATCTGCCGGTCGCCTGGACCACCTATCTGGCCAGCGACGACGCCGATATGACCGCCGAGCAGATTCGTTGCTGCGGAGGGACGGTGGGCGTCGGGCCGCTGGACGCGGACGCCAACGCGGGGCGGATGGCGATCGGCTCCGACCCGCAGGGCGCGATCTTCGGCGTCTGGCAGGGCAGGTCGATGATGGGCACCGCGGTCACGGGTGAGCCCGGCACGCCGGTGTGGAACGAGCTGATCACCCAGGACACCGCCTCCGTGGGCCCGTTCTACGAGCACGTCTTCGGCTTCGAGGCGGAGCCGCTGGCCCCGGCGGGCCCGGCGGACCTCGACTATCTGACGCTGCGCCTCAAGGGCCTGGCGGTGGTCGGCATCCACGGCGTGGGCAGTGCGCTGCCGCGCGACCGCGGCCCGCACTGGATGACGTACTTCGCCGTCCCCAACGCCGATGCGGCCGCCCGCCGGGTCACCGAACTGGGCGGCCGGGTCCTGGACACCGCCCACGACTCCCACCACGGCCGGCTGGCGACCGTCGCCGACACCGAGGGCGCGGTCTTCTCGATCATCGAGCAGGGCTGA